From Leptospira fletcheri, a single genomic window includes:
- a CDS encoding pyridoxine 5'-phosphate synthase, giving the protein MIHLSVNVNKIATLRNSRGGNHPDLLHFAKLVLEAGAHGITVHPREDERHIRKSDVFALKNFLKQYNVSGNTKVEYNIEGEPSPRFLDLVLEAAPDQATLVPVIPGEITSDHGFNLKTEGESLLPYIESFRKAGIRVSLFVETDLENLKYVQSTGAHRVEFYTGPYAEAYDSSPEKGKKSFELYKVAADSLIGKGIGINAGHDLDQFNLSVFSKLPGLQEVSIGHRLISYALEVGIKDSIRSYLKALSPNP; this is encoded by the coding sequence ATGATCCATCTTAGCGTGAACGTAAATAAAATCGCGACCTTACGGAATTCCCGGGGAGGAAACCACCCGGACCTACTCCATTTCGCAAAATTGGTATTGGAAGCGGGAGCCCACGGAATCACGGTCCACCCCAGGGAAGACGAGCGACACATTCGAAAATCCGACGTTTTTGCGCTGAAGAATTTTCTGAAACAATACAACGTTTCCGGAAATACTAAAGTAGAATATAATATAGAAGGAGAGCCCTCTCCCCGTTTTTTGGATCTCGTCCTGGAGGCCGCTCCGGACCAGGCGACGTTAGTTCCCGTTATACCCGGAGAGATCACCTCCGACCACGGATTCAACCTCAAAACGGAGGGAGAATCCCTTTTGCCGTATATCGAATCCTTTCGGAAGGCAGGCATTCGCGTTTCCCTTTTCGTGGAAACGGATCTAGAAAATCTAAAGTACGTTCAATCTACGGGGGCGCACCGTGTGGAATTCTATACGGGACCTTATGCGGAAGCGTACGACTCCTCTCCCGAAAAGGGAAAAAAAAGCTTCGAACTCTACAAAGTAGCGGCGGATTCCCTTATCGGAAAAGGGATCGGCATCAATGCGGGACACGACTTGGACCAATTCAATCTTTCCGTTTTTTCCAAGCTACCCGGATTGCAGGAAGTCTCCATAGGACATAGGCTGATCTCCTACGCATTGGAGGTAGGAATCAAGGATTCGATCCGGTCGTATCTGAAAGCTCTTTCGCCAAATCCTTAA
- the nadB gene encoding L-aspartate oxidase, giving the protein MPRIRTDFLIIGSGITGLFQALKLVPYGDVTIITKKSDYESNTNYAQGGIASVFAEGDKFEDHVRDTLESGAGLCDPEAVRILVQEGPALVKELLEYGVPFNLDSQGAFDLHREGGHGTSRIVHAHDRTGREIEKTLLEIVKRNPNIQILEYHTLVDLITPHHLKRKGLICFGAYVLSNHSGEVIPILAKRTVLASGGAGQVYSHTTNPKIATGDGVACAYRAGAVIKNMEFYQFHPTSLYHEKGESFLISEAVRGKGAVLLGMDGEPFMKKYHPMADLATRDIVARAIDAEMKRSGAPHVWLDISHRPADQIKAAFPSIYEKCLELGIDITSQPIPVVPAAHFMCGGVATDLQGKTNISNLYAAGEVACTGVHGGNRLASNSLLECLVFSNRIALDVKHTPPEFLPEHDQIPPWNKEGLVNTEEWVLISHDLVEIKNTMSNYVGIVRSDLRLERALRRMDLIFSEVRNYYKRTIITAPLLELRNLVLVGELIIRAALSRKESRGLHYSTDYPENRAPSRHDTVLVDDTVLRG; this is encoded by the coding sequence ATGCCAAGAATTCGGACCGACTTTCTGATTATCGGGAGCGGCATTACCGGACTTTTCCAAGCCTTAAAGTTGGTTCCTTACGGCGACGTAACCATCATCACCAAAAAGTCGGATTACGAATCCAACACGAACTACGCGCAAGGAGGCATTGCATCCGTATTTGCGGAGGGAGATAAATTTGAGGACCATGTGCGTGATACTCTGGAATCGGGAGCGGGACTCTGCGATCCGGAAGCAGTACGGATCCTGGTCCAGGAAGGCCCGGCGCTAGTAAAGGAACTCCTCGAATACGGGGTTCCGTTCAATCTGGATTCCCAAGGCGCGTTCGATCTGCATAGAGAAGGCGGTCACGGCACGAGTAGGATCGTTCACGCGCACGACCGGACCGGACGGGAAATCGAAAAAACCCTGCTCGAAATCGTAAAAAGAAATCCGAATATTCAAATCTTAGAATATCATACTCTTGTAGATTTGATCACCCCCCACCATCTGAAAAGGAAAGGATTGATCTGCTTCGGCGCCTATGTATTGTCCAACCATAGCGGAGAAGTGATTCCTATCCTGGCCAAGAGAACCGTACTTGCGAGCGGCGGAGCGGGACAGGTATATTCCCACACGACGAACCCGAAGATTGCGACCGGAGACGGAGTGGCTTGCGCTTACCGTGCAGGCGCTGTGATTAAAAATATGGAATTTTACCAATTCCATCCTACCTCCCTCTATCATGAAAAAGGCGAATCCTTTTTGATCTCGGAAGCGGTCCGAGGTAAAGGAGCGGTATTGCTCGGCATGGACGGGGAACCTTTCATGAAAAAATACCATCCGATGGCGGACCTCGCTACCAGAGATATCGTCGCACGTGCGATCGACGCGGAAATGAAGCGGTCCGGAGCTCCGCATGTTTGGCTGGACATCTCCCACAGACCCGCGGACCAGATCAAGGCCGCCTTCCCTTCCATTTATGAAAAATGCCTGGAACTCGGGATCGACATCACCTCTCAGCCGATTCCCGTGGTACCCGCAGCGCATTTCATGTGCGGAGGCGTGGCAACGGACCTCCAAGGAAAAACGAATATTTCCAACCTTTATGCTGCCGGCGAAGTGGCCTGCACCGGTGTGCACGGAGGCAATCGCCTCGCTTCCAACAGCCTTTTAGAATGCTTGGTTTTTTCCAATCGGATCGCTTTGGATGTGAAGCATACCCCTCCCGAATTCCTGCCGGAACATGACCAAATCCCTCCTTGGAATAAGGAAGGCCTGGTCAATACCGAGGAATGGGTGTTGATTTCCCACGATTTAGTGGAGATCAAAAATACGATGTCGAACTATGTGGGAATAGTGCGCTCCGATTTACGCTTGGAACGCGCATTGCGACGAATGGATCTGATCTTTTCCGAGGTACGGAATTACTACAAGCGCACGATCATAACCGCACCCCTTCTGGAACTCAGAAATCTCGTTTTAGTCGGAGAACTGATTATCCGCGCGGCCCTTTCCAGAAAGGAAAGTAGAGGGCTTCACTATTCCACGGATTATCCGGAAAATAGGGCGCCTTCCAGACATGATACGGTATTGGTGGACGATACCGTCCTCAGAGGATGA
- the miaA gene encoding tRNA (adenosine(37)-N6)-dimethylallyltransferase MiaA, whose amino-acid sequence MRTASPIVILAAPTGAGKTALVRELDPARFEILSFDSRQIYQELPIGTASPSPEDRNRIRHHLVEMIPPSESVDAAKYSALAEAALDSILSRGKIPVLTSGTGFYLNAFLFGMYPVPKVTPEVRDRVERMNLEEKIALLQEMDPIAFEKISPNDEYRYGRALEVNLMGARWSELKIEEGSGALITRNLNILAGYFLDLDRKELYERIDERARKMISDGLAEEAGAVAERYGEDCPGLSSLGYNFALENIKGKSNLETFFGDLSQSHRNYAKRQITWFRKRSFLIPVSPTQAYENIQNI is encoded by the coding sequence ATTCGCACCGCTTCTCCTATCGTCATACTTGCGGCTCCTACGGGAGCCGGCAAAACCGCTCTGGTACGGGAATTGGATCCCGCCAGGTTTGAGATTCTTTCCTTTGATTCCAGACAAATCTACCAAGAACTTCCGATCGGAACGGCCTCCCCGTCTCCCGAGGATCGAAATCGCATCCGACACCATTTAGTAGAAATGATTCCCCCGTCCGAATCCGTGGACGCGGCAAAATATTCCGCACTCGCGGAAGCAGCTTTGGATTCAATCTTGTCTAGGGGAAAAATTCCCGTTTTGACCTCGGGAACCGGATTCTATTTGAATGCATTTTTATTCGGAATGTATCCCGTTCCCAAGGTGACGCCGGAGGTAAGGGATAGGGTGGAAAGAATGAATCTGGAGGAGAAAATCGCTCTTCTTCAGGAAATGGATCCGATCGCTTTCGAAAAAATTTCCCCTAACGACGAGTATCGTTACGGCAGGGCTCTCGAAGTGAATCTCATGGGAGCCAGATGGTCCGAATTAAAAATAGAGGAAGGTAGTGGCGCCCTAATAACTAGAAATTTGAATATTTTAGCAGGTTATTTTTTGGATTTGGATCGCAAAGAATTGTACGAAAGAATAGACGAGAGGGCGAGAAAAATGATTTCGGACGGCTTGGCGGAAGAAGCCGGTGCGGTCGCGGAGCGGTACGGGGAGGATTGCCCGGGTCTCTCCTCATTAGGTTATAATTTCGCGCTTGAAAATATTAAAGGAAAGTCCAATCTTGAGACATTCTTTGGGGATCTAAGCCAATCCCACAGGAATTATGCGAAGCGACAGATCACTTGGTTTCGAAAACGATCCTTTTTGATTCCGGTGAGCCCGACCCAAGCGTACGAAAATATACAAAATATATAA
- the lsa25 gene encoding surface adhesin Lsa25 yields the protein MKKFERFRFSYQAALLILSLGLSVIGCEEKPAKNTLGFQNEDASLLIAGAIFFSVFHSNGDGTITNSATGLTWKVCSQGQTYVNTSGGYSCEGGGISNSGFGAAQYQYCNQTSNACNTVSTPQTLTNVSQIGVGGSSEAFNNCSSDRTAGKTDWRVATYGELKALGSSGRNEMLLKFPDTIEDYYWSSWANEQDSSGQTARAVSFAQSQFGADFMASKTSRYYIRCVRP from the coding sequence ATGAAAAAATTCGAACGTTTCCGTTTCTCTTACCAAGCGGCACTTTTGATCTTATCCTTGGGGCTATCCGTGATCGGATGCGAGGAAAAACCGGCAAAAAACACTCTGGGGTTCCAGAACGAGGATGCAAGTCTCCTGATTGCGGGTGCGATCTTTTTCAGTGTCTTTCATTCCAACGGAGACGGAACGATTACGAATTCCGCGACCGGGTTGACCTGGAAGGTTTGTTCCCAAGGCCAAACGTACGTAAATACTTCCGGAGGTTATTCCTGCGAAGGAGGAGGCATTTCGAATTCCGGATTCGGCGCCGCGCAATACCAATATTGCAATCAGACTTCCAACGCGTGCAATACCGTTTCTACTCCTCAAACTCTTACGAACGTTTCCCAAATCGGCGTAGGAGGTTCTTCGGAAGCTTTTAACAACTGTTCTTCGGACAGGACTGCGGGAAAAACGGATTGGAGGGTGGCGACGTACGGCGAGTTGAAAGCTCTCGGTTCTTCGGGTAGAAACGAAATGCTCCTCAAATTTCCGGATACGATCGAGGATTATTATTGGAGTTCCTGGGCCAACGAGCAGGATTCCTCGGGACAGACAGCAAGAGCGGTCAGCTTTGCGCAGAGTCAGTTCGGCGCCGATTTTATGGCGTCCAAAACTAGCCGATATTATATCCGTTGCGTCCGACCCTGA
- the hfq gene encoding RNA chaperone Hfq — translation MSAKNNIQDQLLNTARKEKLELTIYLLNGVPLKGKVVSFDNFTIILEQENKQSLVYKHAISTIIPSKVIKLYTEEAAKETPSA, via the coding sequence ATGTCTGCGAAAAATAATATCCAGGACCAACTTTTAAATACCGCAAGAAAGGAAAAGTTAGAGCTTACCATTTATCTTTTGAACGGGGTTCCGTTAAAGGGCAAGGTCGTAAGTTTCGATAATTTCACGATCATCCTGGAACAGGAAAACAAGCAGAGTTTAGTTTACAAGCACGCGATTTCCACCATCATTCCTTCGAAAGTGATCAAACTGTATACAGAGGAAGCCGCGAAGGAAACTCCTTCCGCTTAA
- a CDS encoding chemotaxis protein CheW — translation MSAEIEHQYILFNLGEEEYAIPITLVDEIIKIHNLVRVPRSKNYFAGIMDIRGKVVKMVDLTIKLNIPRIHEVDYDRAIVVKIGGESVGIIVDKVANVALFPPDTINPPPPSVKGISSRYITGVGKKDDRFIILIDIEKILGSEELSELGTAAK, via the coding sequence ATGTCCGCCGAAATCGAACACCAATACATTCTATTCAATCTGGGGGAAGAGGAATATGCGATTCCGATCACCCTGGTGGACGAGATCATTAAGATTCATAATCTCGTAAGGGTTCCTCGTTCCAAGAACTACTTTGCCGGGATCATGGACATTCGTGGCAAGGTAGTCAAGATGGTCGACTTGACGATCAAATTGAACATCCCCAGAATTCACGAAGTGGACTATGATCGTGCGATCGTGGTCAAGATCGGAGGGGAGTCCGTCGGGATCATCGTGGACAAGGTGGCAAACGTAGCTCTCTTTCCTCCGGACACGATCAATCCTCCTCCTCCTTCCGTAAAAGGGATCTCTTCCCGTTACATTACCGGGGTCGGTAAAAAAGACGATCGATTCATCATTCTGATCGATATAGAAAAGATTCTAGGTTCGGAAGAACTTTCGGAGCTGGGCACGGCGGCAAAATGA
- a CDS encoding S41 family peptidase encodes MKSLRSLSFSFVSVVLCTSIFFCEPSSGHTKTTADFTLKDFDSVVKTVDRNYIDKNIDKNRAYKDAAVFALFSLPHPLYMYPESYFKDREKYEEPDDIFPGKTFKLSAEDKFLLLDPDYKEVEKIRDRKLKEEANKPKLSGEEILKLVEREKVRKAVLSAKWEQTNFSKKDFDRVLAFVEKNLQNYTTSPLKDPFGSEENKDKEPFSIKDVYLAAANGYLSSLDPHSQVFLKAVWEESMAKIEDGSFEGIGAILSGGGNKEVVVENPLEGRPAVNAGVRAGDVILAVDGKSVKGMILDKVVERIKGKKGSKVSLTIRRKGVAGTLNIDVVRDTIEIKNIASKLLDGHTYIGYIKLTGFVKSDPSVDKEFVQHFRELEKQAQAKGTKLKALVLDLRNNPGGYLDLAIDLADMFITNGLIVSVKSPNRSPEDSNARNRDLTDLPVAVLINAKSASASEIVASALKHHGRGLILGERSFGKATVQKLQELPGNGAYYIKLTQSRYYSPSGNTIQVVGVKPDVEVSGEEDGSFPFHYREENMWNHLPELPSAAEEKSHFDVKKLDTWVKANGKADKFIQEHKNDPIKPDYQLIRSIDYVEALINTGAKRK; translated from the coding sequence TTGAAAAGCCTGAGATCCCTCTCTTTCTCCTTTGTCTCCGTCGTACTCTGTACGAGTATCTTTTTTTGCGAGCCTTCCTCGGGACACACCAAGACCACCGCGGATTTTACCCTAAAGGATTTCGACAGCGTGGTCAAGACAGTTGATCGGAACTACATCGATAAAAACATCGATAAAAACCGCGCCTACAAGGATGCGGCGGTATTCGCTCTTTTCTCCCTCCCCCATCCTTTGTACATGTATCCCGAAAGTTATTTCAAAGACAGGGAAAAATACGAGGAACCCGACGATATTTTCCCGGGCAAAACGTTCAAGCTCTCTGCCGAAGATAAGTTCCTGTTGCTCGATCCGGATTATAAGGAAGTGGAAAAAATTCGGGATCGAAAGCTGAAGGAAGAAGCCAACAAACCCAAATTGTCGGGTGAAGAAATCCTAAAATTGGTGGAAAGGGAGAAAGTCCGCAAGGCGGTACTGTCCGCAAAATGGGAGCAGACCAACTTCTCCAAAAAGGACTTCGATCGAGTTCTCGCTTTCGTAGAAAAGAATCTCCAAAATTATACTACTTCTCCCCTCAAAGATCCGTTCGGCTCGGAGGAAAACAAGGACAAGGAACCGTTCTCCATCAAAGATGTCTATCTTGCCGCGGCGAACGGATACCTTTCCTCCTTGGATCCTCATAGCCAGGTGTTTCTGAAAGCCGTATGGGAAGAATCCATGGCCAAGATCGAGGACGGAAGCTTCGAAGGAATCGGAGCCATCCTGAGCGGAGGCGGAAACAAGGAAGTAGTAGTGGAGAACCCGCTGGAAGGAAGGCCGGCCGTCAACGCCGGAGTGCGTGCCGGTGACGTCATCCTTGCCGTGGATGGAAAGTCCGTCAAAGGAATGATCCTGGACAAAGTCGTGGAACGCATCAAAGGGAAAAAGGGATCCAAAGTCAGCCTGACGATCCGCCGCAAAGGTGTCGCCGGAACCTTGAATATAGATGTGGTTCGCGATACGATCGAAATCAAAAACATCGCGAGCAAGCTCCTCGACGGCCATACGTACATCGGTTATATCAAATTGACAGGATTCGTAAAATCGGATCCTTCCGTAGATAAGGAATTCGTACAGCACTTCCGGGAATTGGAAAAACAGGCGCAAGCCAAAGGCACGAAATTAAAAGCGCTCGTGCTCGATCTTAGAAATAACCCGGGCGGGTATCTGGACTTGGCGATAGACCTGGCGGATATGTTCATCACGAACGGACTGATCGTTTCCGTCAAGAGTCCGAACCGTAGCCCGGAAGATTCGAATGCCAGAAACCGAGACCTAACGGATCTCCCGGTGGCTGTATTGATCAACGCAAAATCCGCATCCGCGTCCGAGATCGTCGCTTCGGCACTGAAGCACCACGGTAGAGGATTGATCTTGGGAGAACGTTCCTTCGGCAAAGCTACGGTTCAGAAACTGCAGGAACTTCCCGGAAACGGAGCTTACTATATCAAACTGACCCAATCCAGGTACTACTCCCCTTCCGGGAACACCATACAAGTCGTAGGAGTAAAACCGGATGTGGAAGTTTCCGGAGAAGAAGACGGCAGCTTTCCTTTCCACTATAGGGAAGAAAATATGTGGAACCATTTGCCCGAGCTTCCGTCCGCAGCGGAGGAGAAAAGCCATTTCGACGTAAAGAAATTGGACACTTGGGTAAAGGCGAACGGAAAAGCGGATAAATTCATCCAGGAACACAAGAACGATCCGATCAAACCGGACTATCAATTGATCCGATCCATCGATTACGTGGAAGCTCTCATCAATACGGGCGCCAAACGCAAATAA
- a CDS encoding mannose-1-phosphate guanylyltransferase, protein MSQEKPVVLIMAGGKGERFWPRSRISTPKQLQKVYSKNTLLKETLNRALNITSPDRIFIGTNATLKKAILTQERNFPEKNFIIEPEGKNTAPIIALASLYFREMFGDPIQVVLSADAWISSDKEFTKTIQKALTETKEHLVLLGIKPNRPEVGYGYIAAGKPTKNGFEVKSFFEKPDVKTAMKYIKKSNFYWNPGIFLWRTSLILEEFASYSPKILKPLQDRFPFKKAGELGEAFRLLPSDPVDIAIMERSSRIRMVEAGFAWDDVGSWLSLERVLPGDSQGNRHIGKEILFYKSSGNVTQTRKEFTAILGVNDLIVVEEDDVLFISSKQGVGDIKSMVAEIRKNKGLQKYTE, encoded by the coding sequence ATGAGCCAAGAAAAACCCGTAGTATTGATTATGGCGGGGGGAAAAGGGGAGAGGTTTTGGCCTCGCTCCAGGATCTCGACGCCGAAGCAACTTCAGAAAGTATATTCAAAAAATACGTTATTAAAGGAAACCTTAAACCGGGCTTTGAACATCACGAGTCCGGATCGGATCTTTATCGGTACGAATGCCACTCTGAAAAAAGCCATCCTGACTCAGGAGAGGAATTTCCCGGAAAAGAATTTCATCATCGAACCAGAAGGGAAAAACACCGCGCCGATTATCGCGTTGGCCTCCCTTTATTTTCGCGAGATGTTCGGAGATCCGATACAGGTAGTACTTTCCGCCGATGCTTGGATCAGTTCCGATAAGGAATTTACGAAGACGATACAAAAGGCCCTGACCGAAACGAAGGAACATTTGGTTCTCTTAGGGATCAAACCGAACCGTCCGGAGGTAGGGTACGGATACATAGCGGCGGGGAAGCCGACTAAGAACGGATTCGAGGTGAAGTCCTTTTTCGAAAAGCCGGACGTAAAGACGGCTATGAAGTACATTAAGAAATCGAATTTTTATTGGAATCCGGGAATCTTTCTTTGGCGCACTAGCCTGATTCTTGAGGAATTCGCCTCCTATTCCCCTAAGATTCTGAAACCGTTGCAGGACAGATTTCCGTTTAAGAAGGCGGGAGAGTTGGGGGAGGCGTTCCGGTTGCTTCCTTCCGATCCGGTGGATATCGCGATTATGGAAAGAAGTTCTAGGATCAGAATGGTCGAGGCGGGCTTCGCTTGGGACGACGTAGGTTCCTGGCTTTCCTTGGAGAGGGTGCTCCCGGGAGATTCGCAAGGAAATCGACACATCGGTAAGGAAATTCTTTTTTATAAATCTTCCGGAAACGTTACTCAGACCCGAAAGGAATTCACCGCAATCCTAGGAGTCAACGATCTGATCGTGGTGGAAGAAGACGATGTGCTGTTTATCTCTTCCAAGCAAGGAGTCGGAGACATCAAATCGATGGTTGCCGAGATCCGTAAAAATAAAGGTTTACAAAAGTACACCGAGTAA
- a CDS encoding TIGR02300 family protein: MATAKKTAKKKPAPKKKIPVKKTPPKKKVVAKKKEIVVSAKPAAGSSSLRKFAGSKNALSPLGKKFTCHTCGTKFYDLNKEEKICPKCGADQNKKPVVKSRSARPRIEEEEFLEDNIAEDDAEVGFEDEETIVEEPLEEEEDEEEEQEE, translated from the coding sequence ATGGCAACCGCTAAGAAAACGGCTAAGAAAAAACCGGCTCCGAAAAAGAAAATTCCGGTCAAAAAAACGCCCCCTAAAAAAAAGGTCGTGGCGAAAAAGAAGGAAATCGTAGTTTCCGCTAAGCCTGCCGCCGGTTCTTCCTCTCTCAGAAAATTCGCCGGGAGTAAAAATGCCTTAAGTCCGTTGGGTAAAAAATTCACCTGCCATACCTGCGGGACGAAATTTTACGATTTGAATAAGGAAGAAAAAATCTGCCCGAAATGCGGTGCGGACCAAAACAAGAAGCCGGTAGTGAAGAGCCGTTCGGCCCGTCCTAGGATCGAAGAAGAGGAATTCCTCGAGGACAATATCGCCGAGGACGATGCGGAAGTAGGCTTCGAAGACGAAGAAACGATTGTGGAAGAACCTCTGGAAGAAGAGGAGGACGAAGAAGAGGAGCAGGAGGAATAA
- the omp85 gene encoding Omp85 family outer membrane protein, with amino-acid sequence MKIHRIQFLYILIFAFTAESIRSEAPPPSGGCEKPVPRTNLPFPMDPTKQLCKKDLDQKKEGWYPTGLPLINSDPNEGIGYGVRAYAYNNGKKTDPLFDYTPYRLRFFAQYFDTNKNAQYHQLSLDMPFIANTQWRLRADAFMTITPTTLYFGIGEDSMKNLSYRDRNQPGGNLYTNTTYQNQADNLDYWRPGGPQDPVRYNGNTYTGIPSQPGFVVTDRMYNRYEIQTPMINLSTERSYVGGTVRLVAGIKASNNIVHTFDGKFVQGHDPVLGGDPFKTGAKVPNGKTRLTEDQEAGKILGYGGGYVNTVRIGLVYDTRDFEPDPNSGMFIEGTYEKSSKAIGSDFDFQKFFTQGKFFYSPFPKVFDKLVLASRFGMGLTDGNTPFFEYRNLWGTEGVIGGLGGLRTLRGYKQDRFVGRVMGWGNLEVRWKFAEASVGGEYFAFNIVPFFDFGRVWDDEHKVGTQGYKYSRGLGLRIAWNQATIIMIDYAKSREDEQLFVNFSHVF; translated from the coding sequence ATGAAGATTCATAGGATCCAATTTCTTTATATTCTAATATTCGCATTTACTGCCGAATCGATCCGCTCCGAAGCTCCTCCTCCCTCGGGAGGATGCGAAAAACCAGTTCCCAGAACGAACCTTCCTTTTCCTATGGATCCTACCAAGCAGCTCTGTAAAAAGGACCTGGATCAAAAAAAGGAAGGTTGGTATCCGACCGGTTTGCCGCTTATCAATTCGGATCCTAACGAAGGGATCGGATACGGGGTTCGCGCTTACGCGTACAATAACGGGAAAAAAACCGATCCATTGTTCGATTATACCCCGTACCGACTGCGCTTTTTTGCGCAGTACTTCGACACGAATAAGAACGCGCAGTACCATCAGCTCAGTTTGGATATGCCGTTCATCGCGAATACGCAGTGGAGGTTGAGGGCGGACGCTTTTATGACGATCACCCCAACCACCTTGTATTTCGGAATCGGGGAAGATTCCATGAAAAACCTGAGTTATCGGGATAGAAACCAACCGGGCGGCAATTTATATACAAATACGACGTACCAAAATCAAGCGGACAATCTGGATTATTGGCGTCCCGGGGGACCTCAGGATCCGGTACGCTACAACGGCAACACGTATACCGGGATTCCAAGTCAGCCGGGATTCGTGGTTACGGACCGGATGTACAATCGGTACGAGATCCAGACTCCGATGATCAATCTAAGTACGGAAAGGTCGTACGTAGGCGGAACGGTGAGGTTAGTCGCTGGGATCAAAGCTTCGAATAATATCGTCCATACCTTCGACGGAAAATTCGTGCAAGGTCATGATCCGGTTTTGGGAGGAGATCCGTTCAAAACCGGCGCCAAGGTTCCGAACGGTAAGACTAGATTGACCGAGGATCAGGAGGCGGGAAAAATCCTGGGATACGGGGGAGGATATGTGAACACGGTCCGGATCGGACTAGTGTACGATACCCGCGACTTCGAGCCGGACCCGAACAGCGGGATGTTCATCGAAGGAACGTATGAAAAGTCCAGTAAGGCCATCGGCTCCGATTTCGATTTCCAGAAATTTTTTACCCAGGGTAAATTCTTTTATAGTCCTTTTCCGAAAGTTTTCGACAAGTTGGTCTTGGCGAGCCGATTCGGCATGGGGCTGACAGACGGGAATACTCCGTTTTTCGAATATAGAAACCTATGGGGAACCGAGGGCGTCATCGGCGGTTTAGGGGGATTGAGAACGCTCAGAGGATACAAGCAGGATCGGTTCGTCGGAAGAGTGATGGGTTGGGGAAACCTGGAAGTACGATGGAAATTCGCGGAAGCATCCGTAGGCGGGGAATATTTCGCGTTCAATATCGTTCCTTTTTTCGATTTCGGGAGGGTTTGGGACGACGAACATAAGGTCGGAACCCAAGGTTACAAATATTCCAGGGGACTCGGACTCCGGATCGCTTGGAACCAAGCAACGATTATCATGATCGATTATGCGAAATCGCGAGAAGACGAACAGTTATTCGTAAATTTCAGCCACGTATTTTGA